A window of Mucilaginibacter sp. PAMC 26640 contains these coding sequences:
- a CDS encoding glyoxalase, whose translation MKKVTGIGGVFFKCDDPQKMRDWYSKNLGLPADQYGANFEWYQNPDGTQKGSTQWSPFAANTKYFEPSAKEFMINYRVENLEELVEQLRADGVTVTDKIESYDYGKFVHIMDPEGNKIELWEPKD comes from the coding sequence ATGAAAAAAGTAACTGGTATCGGCGGTGTTTTCTTTAAGTGCGACGACCCGCAAAAAATGCGGGATTGGTACAGTAAAAACCTCGGGCTACCCGCAGATCAGTACGGCGCCAACTTTGAATGGTACCAAAACCCAGACGGAACCCAAAAAGGATCTACCCAATGGAGCCCTTTTGCTGCTAATACAAAATACTTTGAGCCATCTGCCAAAGAATTCATGATCAACTACCGGGTAGAGAACCTGGAAGAACTGGTTGAGCAACTGCGCGCAGATGGGGTAACCGTTACCGATAAAATTGAAAGCTATGATTATGGCAAATTTGTACATATTATGGACCCTGAAGGCAATAAAATAGAACTTTGGGAACCCAAGGATTAA